Proteins encoded within one genomic window of Glycine soja cultivar W05 chromosome 1, ASM419377v2, whole genome shotgun sequence:
- the LOC114419021 gene encoding uncharacterized protein LOC114419021: MDIDYAIRKDEPPAITETSEPDAIDLYEKWERSNRLSIMFIKTNISASIRGSVDQHDKVRDLLKAIDEQFTTSKKSLASTLIMQFSSIKLTGTRGVREHIMRLRDIVAQLKTLEVTMSESFLVICFLKGLGEVYGIVKPNILMMDPLPSINKAYALVLQQEGQLQRNGTNDSKFFFTSSNQQNNLGNWRPQRRGGSSFGRGRGNGILGRGDGNAGRGREHNYTSKQCTYCNKFGHIVNQCYSKHGFPLGFKPRNNYAINNFVAPEGEQSQSEIDNSLQGSQGGTVTSSGVQFKPEQLQQLLTMLQQSSTKSTHLVSQISSGNVDESSSQQ, from the exons atggatattgactatgctataaggaaggATGAGCCACCGGCTATTACTGAAACTAGCGAACCTGATGCTATTGATCTTTATGAAAAGTGGGAGAGATCTAATCGTCTCTCCATTATGTTCATAAAAACCAACATATCCGCTAGTATCCGGGGTTCAGTTGACCAGCATGATAAGGTCAGAGATCTGTTGAAAGCCATTGATGAACAGTTTACAACCTCTAAGAAGTCACTTGCTAGCACACTCATTATGCAATTCTCTTCCATTAAGCTTACTGGAACGAGGGGTGTGCGTGAACATATCATGCGCTTAAGGGACATAGTGGCTCAATTGAAAACCCTGGAAGTTACCATGTCTGAATCCTTCCTG GTGATATGCTTCTTGAAAGGTTTAGGAGAAGTTTATGGTATTGTGAAACCAAATATTTTGATGATGGATCCTCTCCCATCCATCAACAAGGCTTATGCCTTAGTCTTGCAACAAGAAGGACAACTGCAAAGAAATGGAACTAATGactcaaagtttttttttacctcCTCAAATCAGCAGAATAATCTAGGGAATTGGAGGCCACAAAGGAGAGGGGGTAGCAGCTTTGGTAGAGGAAGAGGTAATGGAATCTTGGGTAGAGGGGATGGAAATGCTGGAAGAGGAAGAGAACACAACTATACAAGCAAACAGTGCACATATTGCAATAAATTTGGCCACATAGTTAACCAATGCTACTCAAAGCATGGTTTTCCTTTGGGTTTCAAACCAAGAAACAACTATGCAATTAACAATTTTGTGGCACCCGAGGGAGAACAAAGTCAGTCTGAAATTGATAATTCTCTTCAAGGTTCACAAGGTGGAACCGTCACCTCTTCAGGAGTTCAGTTCAAACCTGAACAACTACAGCAGCTGCTCACTATGTTGCAGCAGTCTTCCACTAAATCAACTCACTTAGTAAGTCAGATCAGTTCAGGGAATGTTGATGAATCTTCCTCACAACAATAA